A genomic region of Vibrio ziniensis contains the following coding sequences:
- a CDS encoding nucleotidyltransferase family protein translates to MDTLKRNISVESKDNITAIILCGGLGTRLRTITHDLLPKPMVEVASRPFLEYLLDYLISQGVKKAVLAVSYHKELILEHFGNQYRDLNIIYSVEEQPLGTGGAIKHAMQHYVDPSSELVLILNGDTFVEYDLDDMLNKIESMNNKLVMAVKSFPNTDRYGRVTVNEDAKITAFEEKKSGESGQINAGVYLLVTSFIDHFPQLTKFSFETDFLENRVDKNEIYASNVSGYFIDIGVPKDYHCAQIDFNNELVFKYEE, encoded by the coding sequence GTGGATACGTTGAAGAGAAATATTTCCGTGGAGAGTAAAGACAATATAACTGCGATAATCTTATGTGGCGGTTTAGGTACGCGTCTTAGAACAATAACTCATGATTTGCTTCCTAAACCAATGGTTGAAGTTGCGAGTCGGCCGTTTCTAGAGTACCTACTAGATTACCTGATCTCGCAAGGAGTAAAAAAAGCTGTATTAGCAGTTTCATACCATAAAGAACTTATTCTTGAACATTTCGGTAATCAGTATCGTGACCTAAATATTATCTATTCAGTTGAAGAGCAACCATTAGGAACAGGCGGAGCGATTAAACACGCAATGCAACATTACGTGGATCCTAGCTCTGAATTAGTATTAATTTTGAATGGTGATACCTTTGTTGAATATGACCTTGATGACATGTTGAATAAAATTGAAAGCATGAACAATAAGTTAGTCATGGCAGTTAAATCATTTCCGAACACAGACCGTTACGGGCGGGTAACCGTTAACGAAGATGCTAAGATTACAGCGTTTGAAGAGAAGAAAAGTGGTGAGTCTGGCCAAATTAATGCTGGTGTTTACCTGCTTGTGACATCATTCATAGATCATTTCCCTCAGCTAACAAAATTTTCATTTGAAACCGACTTTTTAGAAAATAGAGTAGATAAGAATGAAATCTACGCCTCTAACGTTAGCGGATATTTTATAGATATAGGTGTTCCCAAAGATTATCATTGTGCTCAAATAGATTTTAACAATGAACTGGTTTTTAAGTATGAAGAGTGA
- a CDS encoding acyltransferase family protein: MKSEIVSLTSIRGIAAIWVAIFHFVIPFNREVACISCHLPPLDKAYLSVDLFFILSGFIMCYVYMDKYKQCKEDKRTRNFYISFIQARIARIYPLHLATLIFFSLWILTLYTLIDNYKISERNNIETYIYNLFLIHAWGVWNDVTWNYPSWSISAELFAYLLFPIILSLVGFFLKNSLIPLALVCVVSIEARSWIDFDIGQGAAIYRCISEFTLGIIGYFIYTNNKKTIEILENNIFQFLLLASIILLSFTSIRDSIIIALFLPLILSLSNDKGFLSKILNIKPLYYLGLISYSIYLTHALVMMVYRDFRIYYFKTSGSLGFEVEVFILIMLISTTIFLSWFTYIYIEKKMRVYLNMIFKLDIIKRPLLAKLFKNE; the protein is encoded by the coding sequence ATGAAGAGTGAAATTGTTAGTCTAACATCAATAAGAGGTATAGCTGCGATTTGGGTTGCCATATTTCATTTTGTAATACCATTTAATCGTGAAGTCGCTTGCATCTCTTGTCATCTACCTCCACTTGATAAAGCATATTTGTCAGTTGACTTATTCTTCATATTGAGTGGATTTATCATGTGTTATGTTTATATGGATAAATATAAACAATGTAAAGAAGATAAAAGAACAAGAAATTTTTATATTAGTTTCATCCAAGCAAGAATCGCAAGAATATATCCACTACACTTAGCTACTCTTATATTTTTCTCGCTTTGGATCTTAACACTATACACATTAATAGATAACTACAAAATTTCCGAGCGTAACAATATAGAAACTTACATATACAATTTATTTTTAATACATGCTTGGGGTGTTTGGAATGATGTCACATGGAACTATCCATCATGGTCTATCAGTGCTGAATTATTTGCTTACTTATTATTTCCTATAATCCTTTCTTTGGTCGGATTTTTTTTGAAAAATAGTTTAATACCGTTAGCTCTGGTCTGTGTTGTATCTATAGAAGCCCGTTCTTGGATTGATTTTGATATCGGTCAGGGAGCCGCTATTTATAGATGCATCTCTGAGTTTACTTTAGGTATAATCGGTTACTTTATTTATACTAACAACAAAAAAACAATAGAAATATTAGAAAACAATATATTTCAATTTTTGTTACTGGCTTCGATTATACTCCTTTCATTTACATCCATACGAGACAGCATTATTATAGCGTTATTTTTACCTTTAATTCTATCACTATCTAACGATAAGGGTTTCTTATCAAAAATCCTTAACATTAAACCTCTGTATTATTTAGGATTAATATCTTACTCTATTTACTTAACGCATGCTCTTGTAATGATGGTGTATAGAGATTTTCGTATTTATTACTTTAAAACATCTGGTTCATTGGGCTTTGAAGTAGAAGTTTTCATTCTAATTATGTTGATATCCACTACAATTTTTCTGTCTTGGTTTACTTATATTTACATAGAGAAGAAAATGAGAGTTTATTTAAATATGATATTTAAATTAGATATTATAAAAAGGCCACTTTTAGCTAAACTATTTAAGAATGAATAA
- a CDS encoding acyltransferase, which produces MNRIVSVDTFRVLAIISVISIHTSPFRECLDTSFCGYLDVLFNQGARFAVPFFFTISGYFFAEKAKHDRATIPTMISYIKKLIFIWMFFSAIYIFPYNLLSILDHGILGPAKVVYWNLLRIAENPVLFLFQGSQAHLWFLVSLSISILIASLFIHFFKPKNIIYLVLISLFLYIFGVLSKSYSETPIGIKFNFNTRNGPFFSTIFFVIGYVLSGYKITNRHIVRGFIIMLLGYVISFGEIYYLSSIYGIPPIEHDYVFGTLFIGLGTSLIALSNHSILNIKILSKFGKYTLGIYGIHFVFVSLLSDIDKQTSNPAWEIGYIFLVFLLSTATTIKLSNYKKLNKFFV; this is translated from the coding sequence ATGAATAGGATTGTAAGTGTTGACACTTTTCGTGTGCTAGCCATAATTTCTGTAATTTCGATACATACGTCGCCATTTCGAGAATGTCTAGATACTTCGTTTTGTGGGTATTTGGATGTCCTATTTAATCAAGGTGCGCGTTTCGCTGTACCATTTTTCTTCACTATCTCCGGATATTTCTTTGCTGAAAAGGCTAAACATGATAGAGCAACTATTCCAACCATGATAAGTTATATCAAGAAGTTGATCTTTATTTGGATGTTTTTTTCGGCGATTTATATTTTTCCTTACAACCTGCTTTCCATTCTTGATCATGGTATACTTGGTCCTGCGAAAGTAGTCTATTGGAACTTATTAAGAATAGCAGAAAATCCAGTTTTATTTCTTTTTCAAGGGAGCCAAGCTCACTTATGGTTTTTAGTTAGCCTTTCAATATCAATACTTATAGCGTCATTGTTTATACATTTTTTCAAACCAAAAAACATTATATATTTAGTATTAATTTCTCTATTTTTATATATTTTTGGAGTACTATCTAAATCATATTCTGAGACACCAATTGGAATTAAATTCAACTTTAACACAAGGAATGGTCCATTTTTTAGCACGATTTTCTTTGTTATAGGTTATGTACTTTCAGGTTATAAAATAACAAATAGGCATATTGTACGTGGATTCATTATCATGCTTTTAGGTTATGTTATATCTTTTGGAGAAATATATTATCTTAGTTCTATTTATGGAATTCCACCGATAGAACATGACTATGTTTTTGGCACGTTATTTATTGGTTTGGGGACGTCTCTAATAGCTTTATCAAATCACTCTATACTTAATATAAAAATTTTATCTAAATTTGGGAAATATACACTTGGCATATATGGGATTCATTTTGTTTTTGTTAGTTTATTAAGTGATATAGACAAACAAACCTCTAACCCAGCATGGGAAATCGGATACATATTCTTGGTTTTCCTTCTATCTACTGCCACAACAATAAAATTATCTAATTATAAGAAACTTAATAAATTTTTTGTATGA
- a CDS encoding acyltransferase family protein, translating into MDKEISDRIWVTRFLMIIGIIVLHLPPYQPLKDVGTMSEFDYIKAFFTFGVFRATIPVLTAISGYIIFTSSLHLSPQKLIKNKVNSILIPLILWNLPLAIAVYFIQKHTLFDYNFSVQLFPFELINWLGAVTSLYGSAINYPTGFLRDLFVLSILSPLLWPLLKTIPYCGFIVVLVIYYFNLDGGLISRNSMLVSFYLGALAAHKEWDLTALDKYAPLLLAIFLSIAAGMIAYKIDNREPLRLISPILVWPSMSLIMGTNIGNTVRKFTHHSFFTFLAHGPLILMIWLIYQKLFPNGPYFIYWLTAPIITVILSIIVNHNFKKFSPKLHAFALGGR; encoded by the coding sequence ATGGACAAAGAAATTAGTGACAGAATCTGGGTAACAAGATTCCTAATGATAATAGGTATCATAGTTTTACACTTACCGCCTTATCAGCCATTAAAAGACGTTGGTACTATGTCTGAATTCGATTATATTAAGGCATTTTTTACTTTTGGAGTTTTTAGGGCCACTATTCCAGTTTTAACTGCGATATCAGGTTATATCATCTTCACATCATCTCTCCATTTATCCCCTCAAAAATTAATTAAAAATAAAGTTAATTCGATATTAATACCCTTGATATTATGGAATCTCCCTTTGGCGATAGCTGTATATTTCATTCAAAAACATACACTTTTTGATTATAACTTTTCAGTGCAACTATTTCCTTTTGAGTTAATAAACTGGCTCGGCGCCGTAACCAGTTTATACGGCTCCGCAATAAACTATCCTACAGGCTTTCTACGTGATCTATTTGTTCTTTCTATTTTATCTCCACTGCTATGGCCATTGCTGAAAACTATCCCATATTGTGGCTTCATTGTTGTGCTGGTCATCTATTACTTTAACTTAGATGGAGGTCTAATCAGTAGAAACTCTATGTTAGTTAGCTTCTATCTTGGTGCGCTAGCTGCACACAAAGAGTGGGATCTAACTGCTCTGGATAAATACGCACCATTATTGCTGGCTATTTTTCTGTCTATAGCAGCCGGGATGATAGCGTATAAGATCGATAACAGGGAGCCATTACGGCTAATTTCCCCCATACTTGTATGGCCATCAATGTCATTGATAATGGGTACAAACATAGGTAATACTGTTCGCAAATTTACCCACCACAGTTTTTTCACATTTTTGGCTCATGGTCCGCTAATCTTAATGATCTGGCTAATTTACCAAAAATTATTTCCCAATGGTCCATATTTTATTTATTGGTTAACTGCTCCTATTATCACTGTGATATTAAGTATAATTGTTAATCATAACTTTAAAAAATTTAGCCCTAAACTTCACGCATTCGCACTTGGCGGACGTTAA
- a CDS encoding oligosaccharide flippase family protein: MSFVSKVLSATLWITIVKWVTSVMGVVSTLILARILTPSDFGLVATATLVTAFFEILSRLGTEEYIIKSTSLTNEDIDTSWTLQLIVKLAISLLILSFSHYASVFFNEPRLTQVLMLLATVPVLVGLNNIGVILAKKEMKFKKIMKLELISKVCSFSLTITLAILIRNYWAFIFGTIFHYFIYTSLTYLFYQYRPKFCLRSFYKQIAFSQWTLLKGMVNYTSGKIDQILITKLLGVIELGAYTISQRIISIPSSLLLSPITDAVFPGLGQLLSDDKDFREKIQKTLFISVLVTTPIATIFFLLSTSIVELFLGDSDKWKIVVNILPLIAIQLINSNLCGIMFGVITLLGRVKFLFKFELVSSILFGVIYYLSLKERGLEAVIISKMVLGFLSSLFLLFILMKHVGISISRFFISVIPIVSCNLLSYCIADYISINYHFSSLAIVNLIIIGVSFFLILFLTLYICVLIFKEKLTDWLFIDSCIKNFYKYVYRKYAK, encoded by the coding sequence ATGAGTTTTGTATCTAAAGTTTTAAGTGCAACACTATGGATAACAATAGTTAAATGGGTAACATCAGTAATGGGAGTAGTCTCTACACTGATTCTTGCTCGTATTCTAACTCCTAGCGACTTCGGCCTAGTAGCGACGGCGACATTAGTAACAGCCTTTTTTGAAATTTTATCAAGATTAGGCACAGAAGAGTACATTATTAAAAGCACATCTTTAACTAATGAAGATATTGATACATCATGGACATTACAATTAATAGTAAAGTTAGCTATCTCTTTACTGATTTTATCATTTTCCCACTATGCATCTGTATTTTTTAATGAGCCAAGATTAACACAAGTTTTGATGTTATTGGCTACAGTACCTGTACTTGTAGGTCTTAATAACATTGGGGTTATTTTAGCTAAAAAGGAAATGAAGTTCAAGAAAATTATGAAACTGGAACTGATTTCAAAGGTGTGCAGTTTCTCTTTAACAATAACTTTAGCTATTTTAATCCGTAACTATTGGGCATTCATTTTTGGTACTATTTTTCACTATTTCATATATACGTCTTTAACCTATTTATTCTATCAATATCGACCTAAATTTTGCTTAAGATCATTTTACAAACAAATAGCTTTTTCGCAGTGGACATTATTGAAAGGAATGGTCAATTATACTAGTGGAAAAATAGATCAGATACTTATTACTAAATTGCTCGGTGTTATTGAATTAGGTGCTTATACAATATCTCAAAGAATAATATCTATACCTTCTAGTTTACTGTTATCACCAATAACCGATGCTGTATTCCCAGGTCTTGGTCAATTATTAAGCGATGATAAGGATTTTAGGGAGAAAATTCAAAAAACTCTGTTCATAAGTGTATTGGTGACTACACCGATAGCAACAATTTTTTTCCTATTATCTACATCTATAGTTGAATTGTTTCTAGGTGATTCTGACAAGTGGAAAATAGTAGTAAATATTTTGCCATTAATCGCAATTCAATTAATTAATAGCAACTTATGTGGAATCATGTTTGGAGTTATAACGTTACTGGGAAGAGTTAAATTTTTATTCAAGTTTGAGCTGGTTAGTTCCATACTATTTGGTGTTATTTATTACCTTTCGCTAAAGGAACGAGGATTAGAAGCTGTTATTATTTCCAAAATGGTTCTTGGATTTCTGAGCTCTCTATTTTTGCTATTTATACTAATGAAACATGTAGGAATTAGTATCAGTAGATTCTTTATATCCGTTATTCCTATCGTATCTTGTAATTTACTATCCTATTGTATTGCAGATTATATAAGTATAAACTACCATTTTTCTTCATTAGCTATAGTCAATTTAATAATAATTGGTGTATCATTTTTCTTAATTTTATTTTTAACATTATATATATGCGTATTGATTTTTAAGGAAAAATTAACAGATTGGTTATTTATAGATAGTTGTATTAAAAATTTTTATAAATATGTTTATCGAAAATATGCTAAGTAA
- a CDS encoding glycosyltransferase: MKILFITNHKYLPEIYGGMELNTDLICKELINLKQKVAVACSLNGGVSRLGISAKIQRFFSHSPVSRDHMNGYTAYRAFELYKNVDRVISDFLPDAIILQGGHKYFEILKALSKYSIPVISYLHTPDELNCENSLFDTMNITYIANSEFTKKAHLSKNVSLVLPPVVFPESYKVNSSNNYISFVNPSPHKGLKIAIELAKINSDLKFLFVLAKKNGREILTKFMENEKLPENITIVGPFQDMKEVYKQTKLILMPSRWQETWGRIATEAHCSGIPVLASDTGGLPESVGSGGINLPVDSSLDDWQKSFKHMLEQKNYEFFSKNALIYSKRECIDPEVICRKLLEHIEKQIVEE, translated from the coding sequence ATGAAAATATTATTTATTACCAATCACAAGTATTTACCAGAGATATACGGAGGAATGGAGCTTAATACCGACTTGATTTGTAAAGAGCTTATAAATTTGAAGCAGAAAGTTGCAGTAGCATGTAGTCTAAATGGGGGAGTGTCTAGACTAGGGATATCTGCAAAAATTCAAAGATTTTTTAGCCATTCCCCTGTAAGTCGTGACCATATGAATGGTTATACTGCATATAGAGCATTCGAATTATATAAAAACGTTGATAGGGTTATTTCAGATTTTTTACCTGATGCTATCATCCTCCAAGGAGGTCATAAGTATTTTGAAATACTTAAAGCGCTTAGTAAATATTCTATTCCAGTTATTAGCTATCTACATACTCCTGATGAATTGAATTGTGAAAATTCATTGTTCGACACCATGAATATCACCTATATAGCAAATTCTGAATTTACAAAAAAAGCACATTTAAGTAAGAATGTTTCATTGGTTTTACCTCCAGTTGTATTCCCTGAATCATATAAAGTTAATTCATCTAATAATTATATTTCCTTTGTTAACCCTTCCCCTCATAAAGGTCTAAAAATAGCTATTGAACTGGCAAAAATAAATTCAGATCTTAAATTTCTGTTTGTATTAGCAAAAAAAAATGGAAGAGAAATTTTAACAAAATTTATGGAAAACGAAAAACTCCCGGAAAACATCACGATCGTCGGACCATTCCAAGACATGAAAGAAGTATATAAACAAACGAAATTGATTTTGATGCCTAGCCGTTGGCAAGAAACTTGGGGAAGGATTGCTACAGAAGCCCACTGTAGTGGAATTCCCGTTCTTGCCAGTGATACAGGTGGACTGCCAGAGTCTGTAGGAAGCGGAGGAATAAACTTGCCTGTTGATTCTTCTTTAGATGATTGGCAAAAAAGTTTCAAACATATGCTTGAACAGAAAAATTATGAATTTTTTTCTAAAAATGCACTTATATATTCAAAGCGTGAATGTATTGATCCTGAAGTGATATGTCGTAAGTTACTAGAACATATCGAAAAACAGATTGTTGAAGAATAG
- a CDS encoding glycosyltransferase family 8 protein, with protein MHNILFTTDEKFAQHCGVCTVSLLKNNPRERFSIVVVGMGLSESSQKNLKACVNCFDNAVLEIVDFQKEKLIDFPQIGHYQKNIYLRLWVDEFFGDDVEKVLYLDVDTIVVDSISELFEIDLKDNVLASVNIPFATSHNRCHLPLEYEYFNSGVLIFNLKQWRLEDGRQKILDFLLKNSDIALNPDQDALNGVFYKKRLTLDYTYNAITPFFKKELFKKLGVRELSRIRENVKIVHFNGNARPWIYTCNHPYQRVYFKYLKYTPWSSYIPEDKSVFNYIKKQLRFMLGIESFVKLATVKGK; from the coding sequence ATGCACAATATACTATTTACAACAGATGAAAAATTTGCCCAACACTGTGGGGTATGCACGGTCTCGTTACTAAAAAACAACCCGAGAGAAAGGTTTTCTATTGTAGTTGTAGGCATGGGATTGAGTGAATCGAGTCAAAAAAATTTAAAGGCTTGTGTCAATTGTTTTGATAATGCTGTATTGGAAATAGTTGATTTCCAGAAAGAAAAGCTCATTGATTTTCCACAGATAGGTCATTATCAAAAGAATATTTATTTAAGGTTGTGGGTTGACGAATTTTTCGGTGATGATGTAGAAAAAGTCCTGTATTTAGACGTAGATACTATAGTCGTTGATAGTATTTCTGAGCTGTTTGAAATAGATCTGAAAGATAATGTCTTAGCATCCGTCAATATCCCATTTGCGACGAGCCATAATCGTTGCCATCTACCTTTAGAATATGAGTACTTCAACTCAGGTGTGCTTATTTTCAATTTGAAACAATGGCGACTTGAAGATGGAAGACAAAAAATATTAGATTTTTTACTAAAGAATAGTGATATTGCTTTGAATCCGGATCAAGATGCTTTGAATGGCGTTTTTTATAAAAAAAGACTAACTCTAGATTATACATATAATGCTATTACTCCTTTTTTTAAAAAGGAATTGTTTAAGAAATTAGGTGTTAGAGAATTATCTCGTATTAGAGAAAATGTTAAAATTGTCCATTTTAATGGCAATGCTAGGCCATGGATATATACTTGCAACCATCCTTATCAAAGAGTGTATTTTAAGTATTTAAAATATACACCATGGAGTTCATACATTCCTGAGGATAAAAGTGTTTTTAATTACATAAAGAAACAGTTACGATTTATGCTTGGTATAGAAAGTTTTGTCAAATTAGCTACGGTTAAAGGGAAATAG
- a CDS encoding glycosyltransferase: MKSIINKTISLIELPRRVLGPNFRRNFTNIEKYKDFDFKLNRISRTKGVSCMLRVKNEEDKILACLNSVCDVFDEVIFVDNGSTDNTVAIVKDFVEKNKDKAINIYQYPHNVSRCGDENANTPQNSVSSLAYYYNWCLSKCHYAYVCKWDADMLLHPCDKRKFKQVLSNLTSLWPVFIEIEVQTIYLKDKLIFSVTNDINNEIRIFPNRSDVFFEKDKLLEVLKARFYKVVKTKFLDMRVYEIKNTAIDEFSHWSSKEFLTERKKVEWENYNMINSCDDIISENIKIIDDKELESAIVGGKND, from the coding sequence ATGAAATCTATTATAAATAAGACTATCTCTCTTATCGAACTTCCTAGGAGAGTGTTGGGACCTAATTTTAGACGAAATTTTACAAATATTGAAAAATACAAAGACTTTGATTTTAAGTTGAACAGAATTAGTAGGACCAAAGGTGTGTCATGTATGCTTAGGGTCAAAAATGAAGAGGATAAAATTCTCGCCTGTCTCAACTCAGTATGTGATGTATTTGATGAAGTTATATTTGTAGATAATGGTAGTACAGATAATACAGTTGCCATTGTAAAAGACTTCGTAGAGAAGAATAAAGATAAAGCAATAAATATCTATCAGTATCCTCATAATGTGAGCCGCTGTGGTGATGAAAATGCGAATACTCCCCAAAATTCAGTTAGTTCATTGGCATATTATTACAACTGGTGTCTATCTAAATGCCACTATGCTTACGTTTGTAAATGGGATGCAGATATGCTGCTACACCCTTGTGATAAAAGAAAATTTAAACAAGTATTATCGAATCTGACGTCTTTATGGCCTGTATTTATAGAAATAGAAGTTCAAACTATTTATTTAAAAGATAAATTAATTTTTAGCGTCACCAATGATATCAATAATGAAATTCGAATATTCCCTAACCGTTCGGATGTGTTTTTTGAAAAAGATAAATTACTTGAGGTATTGAAGGCAAGGTTCTATAAAGTAGTCAAGACTAAATTTTTAGATATGAGAGTCTATGAAATAAAAAATACCGCTATTGATGAGTTTTCGCATTGGAGCTCGAAGGAATTTCTAACAGAGAGAAAGAAAGTAGAGTGGGAAAACTATAATATGATTAATTCTTGTGATGATATCATATCTGAAAATATAAAAATCATAGATGATAAAGAACTTGAATCAGCTATCGTAGGTGGAAAGAATGATTAA
- a CDS encoding glycosyltransferase family 2 protein, translating into MEERPKKIIFSVVIPTRNRPQLFKMALDSVLSQEFDSYEIIVVNDGSTKEFLEGYNSIKSKHGSDGKVRFYELIHRPLGHGQSYSMNYGVSMASGKYVCFLDDDDYWTDPQHLSRASKSILNSSKEVDVYYTNQSAYYSDGSRKEQDVWIEDLRDQISDKTADNQGSCLVDIPFLLKSKGFAHLNCTIIKKDLYQVIGGMDENIRYECDRDFYIRTIDNAAVIFYNPAVVSKHNIPDVKKKDNMSTLVSFAEKLIYQMRVYDKGISLSNNRLIIDHCTTGKMYILKKMAEGFYNQEKFKEGLIYSRQALGMRFTLKWLLFTSYLYFKCLTGMSK; encoded by the coding sequence ATGGAAGAACGTCCAAAAAAAATAATATTCTCTGTCGTTATTCCAACAAGGAATCGGCCTCAATTATTCAAAATGGCGCTTGATTCTGTATTGTCTCAAGAATTTGATTCTTATGAAATTATCGTGGTTAATGATGGTTCAACTAAAGAATTTTTGGAAGGCTACAATTCTATAAAATCTAAGCATGGCTCAGATGGGAAAGTTCGTTTTTATGAATTAATACATCGTCCTTTAGGCCACGGACAGAGTTATTCAATGAATTATGGTGTCAGTATGGCGTCTGGGAAATATGTTTGCTTTCTTGATGATGATGACTATTGGACAGATCCCCAACATTTATCCCGAGCATCCAAGTCGATTTTAAATTCATCTAAAGAAGTTGATGTTTATTATACCAATCAAAGTGCTTACTATTCAGATGGTTCTAGAAAAGAACAAGATGTATGGATAGAAGACTTAAGGGATCAAATATCTGACAAAACAGCTGACAATCAAGGAAGCTGCCTAGTTGACATCCCTTTTCTTTTAAAGAGTAAAGGATTCGCACATCTAAACTGTACCATAATCAAAAAAGACCTATACCAGGTTATTGGCGGAATGGACGAAAATATCAGATATGAATGTGATAGAGATTTTTATATAAGAACTATTGATAATGCTGCGGTGATTTTTTATAACCCTGCCGTAGTATCTAAGCACAATATTCCTGATGTTAAGAAGAAGGATAACATGTCAACATTAGTGAGTTTTGCTGAAAAACTGATCTATCAAATGAGAGTCTATGATAAAGGCATCTCGTTATCAAATAATCGACTCATAATTGACCATTGTACTACTGGTAAAATGTATATTCTAAAGAAAATGGCTGAAGGATTCTACAATCAGGAAAAGTTTAAAGAAGGTTTGATTTATTCTCGCCAGGCATTAGGAATGCGATTTACATTGAAATGGCTTTTATTTACTTCCTATTTATATTTTAAATGTCTAACCGGGATGAGTAAATGA